From the Methanobacterium sp. BAmetb5 genome, the window ACGGCCTTACAGTGGATGATGTCATGCATCCAAAATTAAGGCCATGAAAATGGTTGAAATCAATTAAGCAACGAAAATAGTGAGAACCCATGTTTTATGATATTTCATGGCAACGGTATTATTTCACTCTCTATTCCGTTAGCTTACTTTGAATAACCAAATATTCCATGATTTATTAGTTATCCCCGAAGGTTCTTTTCTTAATAAAAACCGGAAGGATAATCACAGGCATAAAGGAGGTGAAATAATAAGAAAACAAACAAATAAAAGTACAATACTCATTTCCTTAGTGCTTCTCAGTTTATCTTTAGTTTTTTGTGTTAGCACAGCTTCCGCAGACCCCGGTATCATCTATGTGAATAATGCCACTGGAAACGACTCATACAACGGTGAAAGCGCAATATTCGATGGAGTAAACGGACCTAAACTCAGTATTAAAAACGCCACAGGAACTGTAACCCCTAACGGAGTAGTGAATATTGCAGATGGTCTTTACACTGGAACTAATAACACTAATATAAACATTGTTAAAAGTGTGAATATTGTTGGCCAAAGCCAGGCTAACACTATAATTGACGGAGAAAACACTAACTGGATATTCAAGATAGCTGAGACGAGTGAACCTGGAATTACCGTGACCCTCTCTAAATTAACATTAACTAATGCGTACAGTTACTGGGATGATGGTTCAGCTATCTGGACTAATTGCTCCAATTTAACAGTTTCAAAGTGTAGTTTCATCAACAACCATGCAAATAATGGTGGTGCAATCTACAATGAATACGGCAATTTAACAGTTACCCATAGTAATTTCAACGGCAACTATGCGGAAAATAATGGTGGTGCAATCTACAATGAATACGGCAATTTAACAGTTACCCTTAGTGCTTTCATTGACAACTTTGCCGACGATAGTTGTGGTGCTATCTACAATGAAGGCGGAAATTTAACAGTTACCCTTAGTGCTTTCATAGACAACCGTGTCATAGATGATGGTGGTGCAATCTACACTGATAACGGTACGTTATCCATTGTTGGCAGTACTTTCTCTAACAATGTGGCAAATCAGGATGGTGGTTTGTATGGTGGTGGTGCAATCTACAGTAATAACAGTACCCTAACCCTTATGGGCAGTAATTTCTCTAACAACACCGCATACTACAATGGTGGTGCAATCTACAGTAATAACAGTACCCTAACCCTTATGGGCAGTAATTTCTTTAACAACACAGCAAATCAGGGTGGAGCTATCATCAACTATCGGGGAACTGCAAACGTAACCGGCAGCACACTCACCAACAACACGGCAACAGATTATGGTGGAGCTATCGACAATGAATATGGAACTACAAACATAACCAGTATCATACTCACCAACAACAATGCAACATACGGCGGAGCTATCGACAACTACCATGGAACGGTGAACTTAACCAGCAGCACACTCACCAACAACACCGCAACATACGGCGGAGCTATCGACAACTACCGTGGAACGGGGAACTTAACTAACAGCACACTCACCAACAACACCGCAACAAATTATGGTGGAGCTATCAACAACGAATATGGAACTGTGAACTTAACTAGCAGTACACTCACCAACAATAATGCAACATACGGCGGAGCTATCTTAAATACAGGTACTGCTAATGTGCATTTCAACAGAATCGTGAGAAACACTGCAATTCAAGGCAGCGCCATATGCAATAGCGATGAAGGAGAAGGATTTGGACTTGTGAACGCTACAGCTAACTGGTGGGGTTCCAACAATCCTGACTTCAACAATCTGATTTTTGGAGAAAACGTGACTTACACTCCATGGTTATATCTGACCTTCAGTTCCATCCCCACCACTATTCCACAGGGAAGTACCTCTACTCTAACCGCCAACTTCAACAACCTCTTCGACGGAACCACCCTAACAACAATCGACCCATCAATCGGCCACCTACCAGACGGAACACCAGTGACCTTCACCACCAATCTTGGTAACGTGGGCAGTAAATCCATTATCATTGATACTCTCAATGGTATTGCCACTGCCATACTCCGTGGTGATGAAGGAGCTGGGGTAGCATTAACCTCAGTTTCTCTGGACAGCCAGACATTATATGCAACAGTGACCATTACAGCAGCAGAGAGTGCAACTAGCAATAATCAAGTAAATGCAGCATCAAACACCGTTGGAATGCAAACCACTGGAGCACCAATAATGCCATTGGCCCTAGCAGCACTCAGTGTACTTGGCGGATTAATAACAACCCGGAAAAACCAATAAGGGATCTTGAATCCCTTTCCCCATTTTTTTATTAAAGATTTCTGTAATACACCAAAAAAACGGACAAACCAACCCACACTCAACACCTTACCACACTATAATGAACTATAAAATTATGGTGATTAACATTTGTTATCATGAGTAACAAAAATTACTTACAGTAACTTTGGATACTAAAAATTGATAACTCCGGAGGTGATCTTTTGGTATCTAATAGAACAAAAAGGGAAAGAGAACGAAAAGCTAATGAAATCACCGATGCTGCTGAAAAATGCTTCTTCAAAAAAGGGTATGATAAAACTACCATGGATGAAATAGCCGCCCAATTAGAACTCACAAAAACCGCAATTTACAGGTATTTTGAGAATAAAGAGGAGCTTTATTTCTCTGTGGCAGTTAGAGGTGTCAAAATCCTGAATAAAATGATGATAGAAGAATTTTCATCTCAAAATAATGGTCGGGAAAAGGTATTAAAGACATGCTATGCCTTCAAGAAATTTTACAAACAATTCCCGGATTATTGTCGGGTGCTAACAGAGGCCCACGATAGAGACCCCGAATTTATGAACACGCCCCACATTCAGGAACTCATAAAAATTGACCAACAGAACCTGGGAATAATATGTGATTCCATAGACATTGGAAAAAAGGATGGTTCAATTAGGGAGGACATTAACACATTTCTTACTGCTCTATACTTAGTAAAATCAACTTTAAACATATTTAGCTCATCATTATCGACGATTTACTATTTAGGTTTATTTGGAATGAGTAAAGAGGATTTAATTGAACATTCATTGGATCTGATGATTCATTCCATTTCAAAATGAGGAATTCAAAATGAGATGAATAAAAGGAGGATTAAATTATGAAAGCTTTGATATTAGACGGTTCCAGAAGTCTCGACGGTCCCCTGGCTACAATCAACAATGAGGTTACCCTGCTACTGGAAAAAAACGGGTGGGAAGTTGAAAATTTCCATCTCCTTGAAGAAAACATTGCCACATGCGTGGGCTGCTTCGGGTGCTGGCTTAAAACACCAGGAGAATGCATTATAAAAGATAAAGGTCCAGAAATAGCAAAAAAATTTATTCAATCTGACCTTAAAGTATTTATAACCCCTATAACATTTGGTGGTTATTCTTACCAACTGAAAAAGATGGTTGATCGACTGCTACCAACTGCTACTCCATTTTTCAAAATAATGAAGGGGGAAATGCATCACGTGCCCCGATATGGAGATGGAGAGGATAATAACCTGATTTGGATTGGATACTTACCACAACAAGATACTGAAAGCGAGAATATTTTCAGAAAACTCACCGAACGCAACAATATTAATATGTACTGCTCTAATCCCTGTGTTGAGATCTTCACTGGTGATGTTGAAGATCTGGATCTCAGTAAAATCTCTCGTCATATCGAAGATAAGGAGGTGTTGGTATGAGTAAGCTCCGGAATGCATTAATTCTGGTTGGAAGCCCTAAAGGAAAAAAGAGCGCATCCAATAACATTGCATCTTACATTGAAGATGGATTCAACAAAAACGAAGTTCAAACTGAAAAGGTTTTCGTTGCAAGATACAAAAAACCAGATAAGCTAAAAGAATTGCTTAAAAAAGCATCTGAATCAGAATTAATCGTAATAGTAGCCCCTTTATACTTTGATAGTATTCCAGCCCTAACAATCAGATTTATGGAAGAATTCTCCAATTACAAAAAGTCTCTGCCCAAAACCCAGCAAAAACTGATGGCTGTATTCAACTGTGGCTTCCCTGAATCATATCAAAATGATGTGGCTATCAAAATATGTGAAAATTTTGCATCTCAGACAGATATGGAATGGATGGGTGGCATAGCAGTTGGAATGGGCCCTTCTGTTGAAAATAAATCTTTAAAAGATGCAGGGATGCCTGCTAAAAACCTTCGAGAGGGTTTAGATACGATAATTGACTCTCTTTCCAACAATGATACTGTCCCCCCTGAAGCCATAGCAACTGCTTCAAAACTTTCTTTGCCCCTCTTTTTAGTCAAATTTGGTTATGCCCATCTATCTAAATCATTATATTGGAAAAGGCGAGTTAAAGACAAAGAAATTATTAAAAAGATGTATGATCGTCCCTATGACGTAGATAATGTAGAATAAACGGCCATAAACTGTCCACAGGATAGGGAGTCATAGGATTAAGGTGAGGAGTTTAGAAAGGGGATGATCTTATGGATAATTCGGAGTATTACCAGAATAAAATATGTATTGTGACCGGTGCAAATTCAGGTATTGGTTATGCAGTGAGTGAAGAACTCTTAAAAAGAGGAGCAATTGTTTACATGGCCGGTCGCAATCCAGAAAAAGTTGCAAACGCGGCCAAACAACTCTCTTCTTACAAGGATCAAATTCACACACTCATCGTGGATGTGACTGATCAACATCAAGTGCAAAAGGCAATTGAAGATACAGTAGCAGAGGCCGGCAGACTGGACTTCTTATTCAATAATGCAGGAGTCGGCTTCAAATCCCCCTATGAGAAGGCCACCCTTAAGGACTGGAAAACAATCATTGATACCAATCTCTGGAGTGTTATTTACGGAGTCCATACAGCAGTTCCAATCATGCTGAAACAGGGATCTGGGCATATTGTTAACACCAGTTCTGTTTCAGGAATTATCCCTACCCCCTTTTCGTCTCTCTATTCTCTCACCAAATTTGGTGTCACTGGGTTTACTGAATCTCTAAAATATGAATATGCAGAAAAAGGCATCTATTTTTCAACCATCTGCCCTTCCAATATTGCAACACCCATCTTTAAGAAAGATATGAGTGGTAATGTTAACGATGAAGTGAAGATCCCTGATGATGCCTATTCAGTTGATAAAACAGCAGTCCTCATTCTGGACCAAGTTTCCCAACAAAAGGGAATTATTGTAATACCTGAGGAACCCAACACTCATAATTGGAACTGCTACATAAAAGGAGAAGACGAAGTGTTGTTTCAGTTGGCACATTCCCTCAGGGCATCGTATGAAAAGGAGGGAAATTAATAAGGCACATTATAGGCGGACAGGAATATGTAAGGAAATGGTAAGATGACATCAAACAAACAACAGGAACAAATACCCAGTCCATCAATGAGCAAGGGATCCGAACCTACCCTTGAAATTGTCATTTTACTGGTTTTCGGAGTATTCCTGTTCATCTTGGGCCTACTATGGTTTAAAATCCAAAGTGGAGAACTGCCCTATAACTCCAACGGCACGTATGGACTGTTACTGGTAATTTTTTCTTTAGAGATTATCACATTGGGAAGGAGCCCTTTTGGTGATTTCCGTCGTTCATGGACTTTAATAATACTCGGAGCAAGTATGGCTGTCCTTGGAACTGTAGCCTGTTTAATCCCTGGGCTCATGGAAGGATTCATCCGTGAACTGGTTGGAATCTTTATTTTTGCCGGAGGTATAGTTTCCTTTCTGCAACTGGTTGTTGGCAAAGATCAGGCCAGAATGTGGATCCAGACTTCCAGCATACATAAGCACCTAGCCCTTGCCCTGGGCCTTTTGTACTTCATAGAGGTACTTGTCGGCCTTGTTACGCTCCTCCCGGGTATCACAACTCATTTTCAGACTACCGTACTTTACATTATCTTTGGTATCAGTTTTTTCTATCTTGCATGGTGTCTTCAGAAGGTCCCCAAGTTAGATTCCCCCGGAGAAATTACCTCCTCACCTTCAGAGCCATCAGCAACCCAAACTGATCAAAAAAGTAGTTTTTTCCTTTTCCAGAATGCTAATATCTCCACTAATATTGTACTCACCTTCATGTCTGGATTAATTGTAACTCTGGTTGCAATCCTGCTCATTCCCACAGGCATGGGCATATTCACATTCTCCTTTGACAGCATGTATGGTCTGCTGATGGTTATGCTGGCCCTCCAGGTAATGGCATTGGGAAATACTCCTGTAGGTCAGTTTAAACTCTCTTGGCTCCTGATAATAATTGGCCTAACATTTATCTCCATGGGAATTGTCTCCTGTATCGTTCCTGGACTCCTGACCAACATAATGATAATACTCCTCGCAATCTGGAACCTCATCACCGGAAGTGTAGGCCTATTTAAAATAGGCCTTCCGATTCTGGATGGTATCAGGCATCCACCGGCTGAACCCACCCCCATTCCCCCAATGATGAAAAAAATGCTGATTACCGGGATTCTCCTGCAAATAGTGCTAATAATTTTTGGTATCAACAATTTATTACCGTTTGTTCCAGATATGGCTCTTCTAGGAATTCTATTCATCATGGGAATCCTCCAAATTAATATGGCACGCATCCTTCAGAATCCTCTGGTTCAGCATATGAATCTATGATAAAGTAAATTCGATTTAAAACGCCATAAGACTTAAAATAGGTAATGTCAAGACATTGGGCGAAACTGAATTCAATTAGAATTACCCTGCAAAATCCTTTTTTTTATTTTTATGAACAAACAATCCACTATGGAATATATCAAAAAGATTTCAGGAACTAATTTTTGTTCATTTAACCGCAGCGTGAACTAATTTAATGAAAATATCAGATTATTAAAAGGCAGAACTCCATAATCTCATTCGGATCATAGACGGCCGTGGTAATCACTGCTTAAAGTATAAAAATAACTTCAAATTGGTTTCCCCTTCGAAAAAGTATTTCTTTAACCAATACAAGAAAAAAAGTTAAAACCTAATAAATTCAAATTATATTTGATGTGGGGGAATTATCAGTGCAAAAAGTAATTTTAGGAATATGCGGAAGCCCCAGGAAACAGGCTACAGAGTACGTTCTAACTGAAGCTCTGAATACCCTGGAAGAAAAGGGTTACCAAACCGAGTTGTTCACTGTGAGGGGAAAGAATATCAGCCCCTGCAGAAACTGTGATTACTGCCTGCGGGAGAAGGAATGCATCCTCAAAGACGACATGTACGAGCTCTACCCTAATTTTAAGGATATTGACGGGATTATAATGGCCACACCCATCTACAATGGGGGAGTCAGCGCCCAGATAAAAGCAGTTATGGACCGCACCCGTGCAGCAGCAGCTGCAAACATGGATTTCCTTAAACACAAAGTGGGAATGGCCATTGCTGTGGGAGGAGACCGTGTAGGAGGCCAGGAACTAGCAATACAACAGATCATGACCTTTTACATCTTAAACGGAGCCATACCAGTTAGTGGTGGGCCATTCGGGTCTAACCTGGGAGCGAATTTCTGGTCACAGGATACATTGAAGGGTGTAAAGGCCGATGAAGAAGGGTTCAGAAGCCTTAAAAAAACCTTAAACCGGTTCCATGAATTCATGGAAACCTATCAAAGGAAATAGAATTGGAGAATGGTAGTTGTCCTTTGAAGATGGTTGTTATAAGGTATAAGTTATAAGTAATTGAGCATTTTTATCACTTAAATACCGAAAATATTATTGAATAACAGAATTAAACTGTGAGTTTGAGTTATAACTTATAAGTTATAAGGAGATGGGTTATGAGAATAGAAGTTGATCCAGAAAAATGTACTGGTTGCGGAGTATGTAAGGAAGAATGCCCCAAGGGTGCCAAGATCTGGGATATTAATAAAAAGGCCATGGCCACCAATTTAAGATTCTGTCACCTGTGCACGATCTGTGCTTCCAAGTGTCCAGAAGATGCAATCCGTATCATAAGGGATGATGAAGATGAACCGAAAAAGCAAGATACAGAGGAAGACCGCTGAAACCAATATAACCATTGAACTTGATGTGGATGGTACTGGCCAGTACCAGGTGGAAACCGGTATCCAGTTCTTAAACCACATGCTGGAATCCTTCACCAGACACAGTCTGTTCGATTTGAAGGTGGAAGCCCAGGGTGATACGGAAATAGATGACCACCACACTGTGGAAGACGTGGGAATAGTGCTGGGAGAAGCTCTGCACCAGGCCCTTGGTGACAAGAAAGGTATAAGAAGAATGGCCCATGCCCTGATACCCATGGACGAATCCCTGGCCATGGTGGCCGTGGATCTCTCAGGACGCAGTTACACTGTGCTGGATCTGAACTTCCACCAAGACAAAGTAGGTGACCTCAGCACCGAGAACGTGGGTCACTTTTTAGAGTCACTGGCCCAGAGTGGGAAGATAAATCTCCACGCCCGTGTGGAAGGGGAAAACGACCATCACCAGGTGGAAGCAATATTTAAGGCCCTGGCCCGTGCCCTGCACGATGCCACCAGAGTGGTCCATGACCGGGTACCCAGTACTAAGGGAGTCATTTAAATAAATGGGGGGACCGAGGGCATGACTGAGGAGAAAGAACCTTCCACACCAGTACCACGCATTCCAAAGGGTCGGATGGAAACACTGACCGACGGAATATTTGCCATAGCCATGACCCTACTGGTTTTAAGCCTGGAAGTACCCACCTTACCCGCCAGTCCCACCCCCACCATAATCAACAATTATATCTTTAACCTACTGTTACCCCAGATAGGAATATACATAATCAGTTTCGCGATTTTAGGCGGTTTTTGGTTAAACCACTACGTATTTTACGGTATAAAACACGTTGACAATTCCCTGCAGTGGTTAAAC encodes:
- a CDS encoding NAD(P)H-dependent oxidoreductase; protein product: MSKLRNALILVGSPKGKKSASNNIASYIEDGFNKNEVQTEKVFVARYKKPDKLKELLKKASESELIVIVAPLYFDSIPALTIRFMEEFSNYKKSLPKTQQKLMAVFNCGFPESYQNDVAIKICENFASQTDMEWMGGIAVGMGPSVENKSLKDAGMPAKNLREGLDTIIDSLSNNDTVPPEAIATASKLSLPLFLVKFGYAHLSKSLYWKRRVKDKEIIKKMYDRPYDVDNVE
- a CDS encoding flavodoxin family protein, with the translated sequence MQKVILGICGSPRKQATEYVLTEALNTLEEKGYQTELFTVRGKNISPCRNCDYCLREKECILKDDMYELYPNFKDIDGIIMATPIYNGGVSAQIKAVMDRTRAAAAANMDFLKHKVGMAIAVGGDRVGGQELAIQQIMTFYILNGAIPVSGGPFGSNLGANFWSQDTLKGVKADEEGFRSLKKTLNRFHEFMETYQRK
- the hisB gene encoding imidazoleglycerol-phosphate dehydratase HisB codes for the protein MNRKSKIQRKTAETNITIELDVDGTGQYQVETGIQFLNHMLESFTRHSLFDLKVEAQGDTEIDDHHTVEDVGIVLGEALHQALGDKKGIRRMAHALIPMDESLAMVAVDLSGRSYTVLDLNFHQDKVGDLSTENVGHFLESLAQSGKINLHARVEGENDHHQVEAIFKALARALHDATRVVHDRVPSTKGVI
- a CDS encoding SDR family oxidoreductase, yielding MDNSEYYQNKICIVTGANSGIGYAVSEELLKRGAIVYMAGRNPEKVANAAKQLSSYKDQIHTLIVDVTDQHQVQKAIEDTVAEAGRLDFLFNNAGVGFKSPYEKATLKDWKTIIDTNLWSVIYGVHTAVPIMLKQGSGHIVNTSSVSGIIPTPFSSLYSLTKFGVTGFTESLKYEYAEKGIYFSTICPSNIATPIFKKDMSGNVNDEVKIPDDAYSVDKTAVLILDQVSQQKGIIVIPEEPNTHNWNCYIKGEDEVLFQLAHSLRASYEKEGN
- a CDS encoding TetR/AcrR family transcriptional regulator yields the protein MVSNRTKRERERKANEITDAAEKCFFKKGYDKTTMDEIAAQLELTKTAIYRYFENKEELYFSVAVRGVKILNKMMIEEFSSQNNGREKVLKTCYAFKKFYKQFPDYCRVLTEAHDRDPEFMNTPHIQELIKIDQQNLGIICDSIDIGKKDGSIREDINTFLTALYLVKSTLNIFSSSLSTIYYLGLFGMSKEDLIEHSLDLMIHSISK
- a CDS encoding 4Fe-4S binding protein — encoded protein: MRIEVDPEKCTGCGVCKEECPKGAKIWDINKKAMATNLRFCHLCTICASKCPEDAIRIIRDDEDEPKKQDTEEDR
- a CDS encoding flavodoxin family protein; this translates as MKALILDGSRSLDGPLATINNEVTLLLEKNGWEVENFHLLEENIATCVGCFGCWLKTPGECIIKDKGPEIAKKFIQSDLKVFITPITFGGYSYQLKKMVDRLLPTATPFFKIMKGEMHHVPRYGDGEDNNLIWIGYLPQQDTESENIFRKLTERNNINMYCSNPCVEIFTGDVEDLDLSKISRHIEDKEVLV